The Enterobacter huaxiensis sequence GCACCCGACCAGATCGGCTTCTGCAAATCCACCAAGCCAGAGCATTATCAGTACACCTTCCAGCAGCTGGCGGATAACACTCACGCGCTGCTGAAAACGCTGGACGTCGATCGCGTCACGGTTATCGGCCATTCGACCGGCGGCATGCTGGCGACCCGCTATGCGCTGATGTGGCCGCAGCAGGTGGAGCAGCTGGTGATGGTGAACCCAATAGGGCTTGAAGACTGGAAAGCGCGCGGCGTGCCGCATATTACGGTCGACCAGTGGTACCAGCGCGAGCTGAAGGTCAGTGCCGACGGTGTTCGTCAGTACGAGAAAAACACCTACTACGCCGGGGAGTGGAAGCCGGAGTACGAGCGCTGGGTCACCATGCTTGCCGGGCTAAACAACGGGCCGGGCAAAGCGCGCGTGGCGTGGAACTCGGCGCTGCTCTACGACATGATTTATACCCAGCCGGTTGTCTATGAATTTAGCGAGCTGAAGATGCCGGTATTATTGATGATCGGCACGAAGGACAACACCGCCATCGGGAAAGATCTCGCCCCACCGGAGATCCGCAAGACGCTCGGTAACTACGCGGTGCTGGGCAAAGAGACGGCGAAGCGCATTCCGCACGCGACACTGGTTGAATTTAACGACATGGGCCACGCGCCGCAGATGCAGGATCCTGCCCGCTTCCACGAGGCGCTGCTGAAAGGGCTTCAGGCGCGCTGACTGGTCTCCAGCAACAGCCCGCGCAGCCACGCCTGCGCGAGGTTGCGGTGCGTTCTGCCGTGCCAGGCCATGCTTTTGGTAAAACCGGGCACGGGAACCGGCGTCTCGCAGACG is a genomic window containing:
- a CDS encoding alpha/beta fold hydrolase; translated protein: MLTRRLSCLALLMALASPAMATDAPTYGEKLEGFDYGWPVKHFTFTSQNQPLDMAYLDVKPEKPNGRTVVLMHGKNFCAGTWDDTIRALSASGYRVIAPDQIGFCKSTKPEHYQYTFQQLADNTHALLKTLDVDRVTVIGHSTGGMLATRYALMWPQQVEQLVMVNPIGLEDWKARGVPHITVDQWYQRELKVSADGVRQYEKNTYYAGEWKPEYERWVTMLAGLNNGPGKARVAWNSALLYDMIYTQPVVYEFSELKMPVLLMIGTKDNTAIGKDLAPPEIRKTLGNYAVLGKETAKRIPHATLVEFNDMGHAPQMQDPARFHEALLKGLQAR